DNA sequence from the Spirochaetales bacterium genome:
TGGACAACGGTCATGAGATTGACGGTTGCGTCCGTCAATTCCTTTTTTACATCAGAAAGCTTCTCCGGCCGGATAACGGCAATAATCAGTTTCATAATCAACCTCCTCCGCCAAATACAATTTCCGGACACCTTAACTGTTACATTTCTCCGGTGATTATTGGCCTTATTCTTATAATGCAAGGAGTGTGCCAACGTATGGATGGCGATAAATATAGGTAATTGCCGGTTGATATAAAGAAATAATAAATTTACAGAAAAGCAGGCATACAAAAATGTATTAAAAATAAATTAAAAATACGAAGATGTAGGAAGTGGCTGCAAGAAGGTATCTGTGTGGTTGAATATTAAATTCGAAAAGCCGCCTTTCTTTTTTTTCCATAAAAAAGCGGAGTCCCGATATTTTGTATTCGTAAAACTTGACACTTATATGCAATTATTTTATAATCACCTTATAAAAATGGATGATTTTATATCTAGTAAAAAAGAAGATAAGGTTACAGTAAAAACAATTCTCAATTCACCGGGGGTAAAACTCTGGGCAAAGAGTTTTTTTCAAAATGATGTTCCGTTTTTTATCGTGAACAAAAGCCTGAAGATTATATGGGTCAATCCCCGTTTTGCGGCCTTTTTTGGACCTCTCAAGGATTTCTTCGGTATGAGAATCGATAAATTCTATGCCGAATCCTTTCCACGGGAAAAATTGCGGGTCCTGTATCAGGATTTAAGCTCCTCGAAACGTTCGTGGCAGGGTAAAGTTGAACGCCGCGGGATGAATATGAGAAGGATAATTTCCAACCTTATTCTTTGTCCGCTTTTTAAATCACCGGAAGAAGTACGTGAACCAGTCGCCTATGCGTGTATCCTCGACAATATCGGTGAAGAATATAGAAAAATGCTCAGGTATACCTTCAAAAGCCTGCTCGAGGCATCCCGGCTGAAAGACAATGCGTCTGACGGGCATAACGAGCGGGTCAACCGGTATGCAAAAATCCTGGCGGAGAATCTGTTGGGGAAGTCCGGTTTTGAAGAAGTTGATATGACCTATGTCGAGGACATCGGTTATCTCGCCGCGATGCACGATGTGGGAAAGATAGGAACGCCGGATGATATCCTGAATAAAAGCCAACCGCTCGAAGACTGGGAGTGGAAAATAATCAAGGAGCATACGATCAACGGGGCCTATATTCTCAGCACGTACCCGAATCTGCTGGCAAAGGAAATCGCGTTATACCATCATGAACGATGGCAGGGGGACGGATATCCGTATGGGCTGAGTCAGGACATGATCCCTCTTTCTGCGAGAATCGTCGCGGTCGCGGACGTTTATGATGCCCTTCGCATGAAGCGGACGTACAGGGAAGTGGTGACGCACAGAGAGGCTAAAGTGGTGATTTTAAACGGTAGGGGAACACAATTCGATCCTGCGATTGTAGATAATTTCCTTGATGTCGAAAAAGAGTTCGACAGGATATACCATGAATTGAAGGATTAACCCGCCGTAAACATAACGGTTTCCCCTCAGACTATTGGACCGGACCGGTTCCCGACCCGCACCCCCAGGTATTACCGCACAATACATAACTCTCAATAATCCGGCGGACCGGCAGCTTATCTATCGGTCTTTCCCTGTCGATAGAAAAAATAGAACCGTCTCATGGACCTGCATGAAAGGAGTGCGATATGAAAAACAGATTTTCAGCCATCGATCAGGAAGTCCTTGATAGAATAATTACGGAAAACAGATACAGGACGATCGAGGAACTTGCCTCAATTATTGAAAAAACTGGAGGCAAGGACTTTCAGGCGAAAAAGGAAACAGGCAAGTAACCGTTTACCCGCACGGATGCTGTCTTCCGCCTGCGGTCTGGTTCTTTCGGTAATATAAAGGACCTATGCGCCCGCTTTCTTTTTTCCGTATCGCAACCGGATAAACAATAACCCGGCTGCCAATCCCGCGGCGATTCCCGCGATATCGATAAACAAATCGATTAGCGACATGGAGCGTGAAAACGTAAAATATTGAAGTAGTTCCGTTGCAACGGCCAATATGGTGAGAGTGATGATATGAAGCAGAAGGTATTGCCGGCTGTTTTTATACGAGAACATATCCCTTTTTGTAAATAACAGCAGACTGAGTATAAAAAACAGGAGAAAATGACCGCCATCCTCAATGAACGATTTTAAAAAAGGAGAGGTACTGATAACCGGGTAATAAAACCGTTTCGGCAGCAGAACGCCTGAAGTAATGAAAAGGCAGATGAGGATTTGTTTCCAGAATAGCCGTGTGTATGTGTGAAATTTTATCAGAATAAACATACCGGAAACGAAAACCATTGCGCCGAGGATAATTCTGTAAAGGCCGAAAGAAGGATTGATGCGTGACGGGGTCAATCTCAAGCTGTCGATAAGCAGACGGCCGGTGACGTTTTCGGTGGTAAGGCGCAGGTGAATTTTTTCCGTTTCGGCGGGGATATAAAAATAGCGGTCGATTCTCTGCCAAAAGGTGAACCGGTGTTGCAGCGATATGAAGTGCCTGATATTCCAGTTCTTTTTTCCGTTCCCGTCCTCGCAATAAAGCCAGATTCGGGGATATTTTTTCTCTTCGGGAACCACATCGATCAGCCGGACATCACATGAAAGCTCAAGATATTCCATGGTATTGTTTTTCGGTAGTATCCAGTAGACGAAAGCCGCCTTTGTCTCCGATCCTTCAAGCATTAAAACCGATTTTTTTTCAGATCCGCTTTCGATAATCCCGGCACCGTTTTTAGAGGTGTCGGGGTCCGGTAAATCGTCACGGTGAAGGTATGTATGCAGATCTTTCTTTGTTTCAAAGTCGTAATCGAGAATGTGATTTCCATTTGGAATGAATTTGGGAATAAAAAGGCCCGAAGCGGTGATGGCGAGTACGACAATTGTCGCGCAGCCGAGAGAAAACACAAGGACATGATGCAGCTTGATTTTTTCAGGCACGGGCGGTAATCCCTTTCTGTCGGGTATTGTCGAACGAAGGCGATACACAACAATATCCTCATTCACAGAATTATTCAAGCGGCAGAAGCCGGCCGGGCGCAGGCAGTGTCTTTACTGGTTCGAAAATACAGCCGGATGGGGTGTTCCTCGGCAAAAAATGGCTGTGAGCGATAATATCGGCGAAAATAGCATGTATTTTTTTTATAAAAGTCCTTGACACAATTGTATTACTGTACTATATTATTATTGTATTAGGACATTGGTACAATGAATAATGACGATCATCATACATTGGAGTTTACCCTTGATCCCAAAAGCGGGGTTCCGTTCTATAAACAGATTATTCTTCAGATAGAGATGGCGATTGCAGACGGAAGACTCGTCTGCGGAGACCAGCTCCCGACGGTTCGCGGACTTGCGGTGGATCTTCAGATCAATCCGAATACGGTCGCGCGTGCGTACAGCGAACTCGAGATTCGGGGGATTATAACGAGTCAACAGGGAAGCGGGTCGTTTATCAGTGATAAAAAGATCGAACTCAGCGAGATCGAGCGGGAGAAAATACTCGCTGAATTGACACGGACATTCATTACAAAAGCAGCTTCCTACGGGTTCTCCCTTGAAGAAATCCTTCATTATTTACAGGATTTCGCGAAGGTGGTATCCGAGGAGGAAGGAGAGGGAGTATGATAAATGTAATAAAAAACAAATACGAACGGATTAAAAACCTGCCGGTATTCAAGCTTCCCCGTGATTTCGGCTATAACGCTTTTTCCTATCTCGTGCTGGGAATTTTTATGGGAGTGGGAATCGCGGTTCAGTACTATACACAGGGACCGATCGAGACGGAAACCCTTGTCGCCGTCGTTATCGGCACGATAATCATGGGGGGATTCCTTACGATATTTCCCCTCTGGATCACGGTGATCCAGTTTCTCATTCTTTCCTGGGTGGGCATGTACGCGAAAGCGGGCGGCAGTTTCTATCCGCTTTACAGTTTTATCGCGGCCGGACTTGTTTTTTCACCCGCTTTTCAACTGGTTCAGCATTGGGACAAGGTGGTGATCCTCCGGTTCGGAAAGTTCAGGAAGGCCCGGGGACCGGGGTTGTTCATGCTTTTCCCGATCATCGACAGGGTGACCGCGTTTGTCGATACCAGGATACGGGCGACCGATTTCAGCGCTGAAAAAACATTGACGATGGATACGGTTCCCGTCCACGTTGATGCGCTTTGTTTCTGGATGGTGTGGGACGCAAAAAAGAGTGTGCTCGAGGTCGAAAATTTTATCGAGGCCGTGGTTCTGTCTGCGCAAACGGCACTCCGGGACGGTATCGGAAAGCACGAACTCGCAGACCTCCTTTCGGAACGGGAACATATCGGCAAGGAGATTCAGCAGATTCTCGACGCAAAGACGAATCCCTGGGGGATCAGCATACTGTCCGTCGAAATTACCGATATCATCATCCCGCGTGAACTCGAAGACGCGATGTCGAAACGCGCTCAGGCTGAACGCGAGCGCCAGTCCAGGGTTATTCTGGGTTCCGCGGAAGTCGAGGTCGCGGAAAAATTCGAACAGGCGGCGAAACGCTACAAGGACAATCCGACCGCGCTTCATCTGCGGGCCATGAATATGATCTACGAGGGGATCAAGAAGCACGGGTCGATCATGCTCCTTCCGTCGACGGCACTTGAGTCGATGTCGCTGGGTACGGTAATGGGAGCCCTCGCACTCGGAAAGGAAAAGGGAATCGTTCCCAAAGGAAAGGCGGCCGGAGCGGCCGATTCCGAAGAAGACGGGAATGTAGGGGAGGATAACGGGGAATGAATTATTACAACAGCAAACCTGAGGAGGTAAGGCGATGATCAAAGTTGATAATGTGAGAAAAACATATCATGTGGGGAATGTCGATGTACAGGCCCTTCGTGGTGTCAGTCTTGAAATAGAGGAGGGTGAGTTCCTCTCGATCGCGGGTCCGTCGGGATCGGGAAAAACCACCCTGTTAAACCTTATCGGGTGCCTTGATAAAAGTACATCGGGAGAAATCTTTATCAACAAGGTACCGGTTTCGGTAAAATCGAAGGATGAACTTGCGATGTTCAGGCGTGAAAATCTCGGTTTCGTATTTCAGACATTCAACCTTATTCCGGTGCTTACCGCCTACGAAAATATCTCTTTCGCGCTTTCCCTTCTGAATGTCGACGGGAAAGAGATAAGGGAACGAACAATGAAGCTTCTTGAAGAGGTGGGACTCAAGACGATGG
Encoded proteins:
- a CDS encoding VanZ family protein — translated: MNEDIVVYRLRSTIPDRKGLPPVPEKIKLHHVLVFSLGCATIVVLAITASGLFIPKFIPNGNHILDYDFETKKDLHTYLHRDDLPDPDTSKNGAGIIESGSEKKSVLMLEGSETKAAFVYWILPKNNTMEYLELSCDVRLIDVVPEEKKYPRIWLYCEDGNGKKNWNIRHFISLQHRFTFWQRIDRYFYIPAETEKIHLRLTTENVTGRLLIDSLRLTPSRINPSFGLYRIILGAMVFVSGMFILIKFHTYTRLFWKQILICLFITSGVLLPKRFYYPVISTSPFLKSFIEDGGHFLLFFILSLLLFTKRDMFSYKNSRQYLLLHIITLTILAVATELLQYFTFSRSMSLIDLFIDIAGIAAGLAAGLLFIRLRYGKKKAGA
- a CDS encoding GntR family transcriptional regulator — protein: MNNDDHHTLEFTLDPKSGVPFYKQIILQIEMAIADGRLVCGDQLPTVRGLAVDLQINPNTVARAYSELEIRGIITSQQGSGSFISDKKIELSEIEREKILAELTRTFITKAASYGFSLEEILHYLQDFAKVVSEEEGEGV
- a CDS encoding slipin family protein, whose amino-acid sequence is MNVIKNKYERIKNLPVFKLPRDFGYNAFSYLVLGIFMGVGIAVQYYTQGPIETETLVAVVIGTIIMGGFLTIFPLWITVIQFLILSWVGMYAKAGGSFYPLYSFIAAGLVFSPAFQLVQHWDKVVILRFGKFRKARGPGLFMLFPIIDRVTAFVDTRIRATDFSAEKTLTMDTVPVHVDALCFWMVWDAKKSVLEVENFIEAVVLSAQTALRDGIGKHELADLLSEREHIGKEIQQILDAKTNPWGISILSVEITDIIIPRELEDAMSKRAQAERERQSRVILGSAEVEVAEKFEQAAKRYKDNPTALHLRAMNMIYEGIKKHGSIMLLPSTALESMSLGTVMGALALGKEKGIVPKGKAAGAADSEEDGNVGEDNGE
- a CDS encoding ABC transporter ATP-binding protein translates to MIKVDNVRKTYHVGNVDVQALRGVSLEIEEGEFLSIAGPSGSGKTTLLNLIGCLDKSTSGEIFINKVPVSVKSKDELAMFRRENLGFVFQTFNLIPVLTAYENISFALSLLNVDGKEIRERTMKLLEEVGLKTMEHRFPRELSGGQQQRVAIARALIKDPQIVLADEPTANLDSTTGSEILALMKELNRKHKTTFIFSTHDRMVMDVANRLVLLHDGTITSDERR
- a CDS encoding HD domain-containing protein, which gives rise to MNMRRIISNLILCPLFKSPEEVREPVAYACILDNIGEEYRKMLRYTFKSLLEASRLKDNASDGHNERVNRYAKILAENLLGKSGFEEVDMTYVEDIGYLAAMHDVGKIGTPDDILNKSQPLEDWEWKIIKEHTINGAYILSTYPNLLAKEIALYHHERWQGDGYPYGLSQDMIPLSARIVAVADVYDALRMKRTYREVVTHREAKVVILNGRGTQFDPAIVDNFLDVEKEFDRIYHELKD